The following is a genomic window from Episyrphus balteatus chromosome 1, idEpiBalt1.1, whole genome shotgun sequence.
TTTGGAATCCATTAATGTGAGTTTGATAGTGACGAATAATTTATGAATTTCAACTTTCAAGTTTCAAAACCAAAGAGAGTTAGAGAGATATGTAGTAATGTCCGTTTTTGTGGTTTTCCACAGAGTTATGACTTAATGGAACTTCAGGTTTTAGGAATGTTCATTCCTAATCGCCTGGAGTTATAGGAAATATAACGAAGTGGTCAAGCTCAAGAACTTTTTGGAATGTAAGAGTGTTGCAAATGTTAATCGATATACAGTTGGATGCATTTATATAATGGCTATGTTCAACTTAATAGAAAGTAGATAGGAAGCTTAAAATGTGAGTAAGTATAGTAATTTTGAGTTGGGAAAGACACTTATTTTGATTTGGACAAGGACGAGGGAAATGTTTTCTTTCAGACGTGATGAAAGGTTTATATTTTCATGATATGTCTGGCCTTAATTGACTTCAAGTTTGTAAATAACAGATCATGGTAAAGTGCTtggatttgaaattaaatactgGTGTAAAATTGTTGGAAAATTCAAGGCTTTTTGCTATTTTATCTTAAAGGCCAAGTCTTTAAgtcaaaattaatacaaaatcttCTATATCTTATTTGAAAGGTTATATATCCTTAAAGCGAacgcttttaaaaattcaatcattaaattgGCAAAATAGGGGTAAAAATgtcatagtaaaaaaaaatcatgtgtgcaattcacacatggtagaagtgaaaccttaaataaatcatttttcttgcaaaaaaaaaatctaccttttttttattctatcacctttaaatccatgttttttatatgacaacctatataaattttatatcatatgaaagcttattgtttcagataaaaacatttatatcgaccatgtctatacaacatctacaaaaagagctaaatttttatgaaccaaatcacttttcatcaaaaaaccaaaaaaattaatcttttttctcttctaacatcattaaatatatttttttaaattacaaccattcataaattttacatatatcatctgaaagcttatttcaacttttatatgatgtatcaatcatatttctagtggagtaactaaagctcaaaaattggcaatattagggaacccggccaaacagcttagattttgatgatcttttttttcaaacgtcggtaattaaaaatactttaaagtctatagattaaaaattgccggtgttgccgttttgattttttaaatttaattgaagatttttgtgaacaaaaacaaatttttttcaaaaatttttcttaaatttcataaattaattgatgccaaaagattgtctgttaaattcaaggaaaaaaaatatatgggagtaaggtacaatcttccatagttcaagcgatagatgcaattttcatattaattgacttcaaacacaaaaaaaaatatttgaacacaacggcagcacctacaatattcaaatatacatttcttaaaagcaagaagcttagtcatatatgtaaaattaagttaattgaatgaacggcttttgaaagaatggtaattgaactcagatttttgaaaaaaaaattattgaaaaagttttaacatgtcgttttttaaacttggtcgtaatatattataatgcatttattttcaaatttttttgattgatattatgatttcaaattataaaaggaaatgtcaatatgtatatgtattaaatagcaaaaatttaaagttcctatttaccacactctttaagaaaattaattatttcaatgcaaaaattcagttttaataaaaaaaaccattgaaattgaagtaatttttcattttttttttcaaaagtgtgatatattttacctttcttgtttcgaaattcaactgataatatttaggccaaaatttttttttaaataaattcatattttattagaaaaagtttggaaaaaagtaattttaaatttttctaataacattttttttttattattctgagtttgaggaccattttttcaaaaagtcttgattaaatttagtgaatttaaatttaagagataagaatgagcttctggctttttaaaaatgtattttaaaatattgtaggtgttgccgttgttttcaaaatattttttttgtgtttgaggtcagaatgttagaaaattgcatttatcgcttaaacgatggaagattgtcccttactgccttttatatgtatattttccttaaattacctagagaatcttttgctatcatttgttttatgaaatttaagcaaaaaaaaatggttttgtttaaaaaaaaattaattttaattttaaaaaacaatacggcaacaccggcaatttttaatctatagaccttaaagtatttttaattacctacgtttgaaaaaaaaaaatcgtcaaaatcagagctgttcggccgggttccctaataatttgctttagttactttACTATTCTATtattcctacaaaaaaagtatgaattttttgaagccaactatgtcgaaatttcaaaatgacattACGGTACTTCCAACACTGACTaatggctggtcatcggcaacagatctgcacaggtgttttgaggtatttttcaagtttttcaatttaagatgttgtaacttgtagagcacttaCTGTTATatgtacggtgaccatatttctaggagcGGAACtcgggacagataaaaattttttggataattttgaaaaaaaaaaaaaaaaaaataaatacataaataaataataaaatgagttttcataattttttctaattttgatatcaagatttcttaaagtattttataagaaaatttttgctTGTTCacagtcgtttttttttaatcaaggattattccatagaaagatctttgattaaaaaataatcgagTGTTAACAAACCGGTCCTAGTCGTTTACGAGGAAAtcagaaattaagaaaatggtactgttaaataaattataaaaagatattatttaacatttttattttattttaaatgattttgaaattttgtcatatttaattcaactttgaaaatgtcctttttttgaaatttacctGGGTTCTTTCCTCTTTcatatgttttttattattcgaaaaaaaatttttctggtGTAGCTTATCAACCTGACAAACcacaagctggaactaaataattgacgaaaaatgtttaaaaactaatacttttattcaaaaaataaaaaaaaaacttttgtttcaatttgcgtTTCAATTcaatattcattttttgttttattaagattaagttcaatacaaataaatataaattattataaattgcaTTTATGGTATATTCAAAAGCTATCCCATCAATTAATCTTGAATTTTCAGTTTACATTCCTCTGCCCTTAATGCCAGTTCACGAATATTTCGAAGACATCCAGCCGATGCAAGTTGTAAATCAGTATCAGTTGAAGAAAGTGTTTCCAACAAAAATGGTACAACTCCactctaaaaaaattatagaattttaacaaaaactttcaaaataagtCTTGGAATTTAACTTGCCTGATGCATTGTAATACAATTTCTTGGATCAGCAGAAAGTTTCTCCAAAGCCATTGCACAAGTTCGATGTACTTTCGGATTGTTACTAATCATGTAACCAACAATTGGCGTAACAGCTCGCATTCGACCAAGTTCTTGAGTATTATTTCCATAACCAGCACAATTTGCAATAGCTGCTGCTAGATTTTCCCTCAAAAGGTCATCAGAAGTGTTGACTTaaagaatataattttaaataattgagcTAAAGACTTATAAAAATAGTTAGTACCTAATTCAGCAAGCTTACAAATAACTTTCAAATCAGTTAAAATTGCCAAATTAGTAGTATCCTTTGCAATTGTTGCAATAGCAGCACAAACTGCTGATAAAACCAAAATATCCTTTGAACCTAGAAGTCCCACAACCAATTCCATAGCTCCCACCAAACTTCGTACTAATTCTccagaattctgtaaaaattattcaaaaatataaaatatcaacTATTAAGCTTGAAATCACAAGTTACCGAAGCATTTTCAACACAAGGACATATAGCATAAGCAGCATAAGCCTGAACTCGACTATCAGTATTCTTGAGCAAAGACCATATCAATCGAACAGCATCAAGCTCCTCCAAAATTTGCATACACTCTCTATCTTCAGCACATTCCTTTAAAGCCTTAGCCAAATTCTCCAATAAAGGAGCATGTGAAGAATTCAATAGTGCCACCAAACTTGGAAGACCACCAGCAACTCGAAGGGCATTTCGGTTACTTTTAAACCGAACACATTCAGCAATTCCACCAACGACATTGGTCAAAACTTCATCCGATTCGTCATTCAGCAACTGAGCAAGGACATTAATAGTCCTCAAAGAGTCTAGTTTGTGAACATTTGCATCAGTTGCAGCACATTTCCATATGGCTCCAGTAGCTCCTGACAAAAGAGGTTTGTTATCTCGGTTCGCTTTGTCCTTTATGATCATAACCAAGGGCTCAAGACCACCAGCTTCACGGACGAGGTCTCTTGTTGTGGGGTCCTTGGCACATCGGTATAAGGCAATGCTACATTGCATCTTTAAGTCGAGGTTAGTGGAATGTAAATGTGCCACAATGTCAGCAATCATTCCTTCGGTTGTAATAGCCAGTTGGAACTTAGCCTGGAAATACGTCAAAATGGGTCCTTaatgaagatttttaaaaattcattgcaTACCTGTGAGGAGCATTTCTGAATCGTGCCCATAATTGGAATGACAACTTCAATGTGAATAGATTTCAAAAGTCTTGCCATCAAAGGAACTATTCCGGTTTTTCTCATCACTTCGATATTGTGCTTCGAGTCGGAGAGGGACCACAAAGCTTTGGCCCCAGCACTTGCCATATTCACACTTTCCTTCTCATCCAAACTTAGTTCTTCCATTGGTGTTTTAAGGACACTTAATTACAATAGAAAACTTTATTAAACACTCTCCTTCCATCATCAGGAAAAAGTAAGCAAAAACTCACGCCAACTTAACATCCATCAAATCAACCAACTTCGGTATACCCCCACTCTGTCTAACATACTTCCTAGCCAATCGTACCTTGGAAATATTAGCCAGCGTCTCACCTGCCATTGTTTTCAAATCCTTTGCCGAACTATTCAATATGTCAACTATCAATGGCACTCCGCCCAAATCAACTATGGTCTTTCTTATATCAATATTTGATGAAATCTCTGCCAGTATCATCAAGGACCCCAGCCGACACTTCATATCGTTGCACTCGAGCAAATTCACCAGCACTTCAATGCCACCGATATCTTGAATTGCAAATTGATGAATTTGCACTTGCAAGTCATAGTCCTTGAGGCAGCATAGTGAAACAATTGTTGCCGTTTGATTGCCACCCTTAATGTATTTGACGAGCTTTTGAATATGCCAATATTCAGCTGGTATCTCAGCGGTACGGGCAGCATCTTTCCAGCGTTCTTCTTCGTCTGTGGATGAGAGTACTTCAGTTGATTCCGAGTCATAGTTGGCTTCGGATTTTCTTCTTTGGGTAGTTCTATCGGGACAGCTGCCACAagagaaatcgattttttgacgTCTTAATTCGGTAGAGCCGGAACGCGTCTTGCCAATTGTGGACATGGTTTGTCTTTGTACCGAGAAAGATGAATGggattattttgttgttgtttgttgatTAAAGTTTGAtggaattttgtttattatgatTCGATTTTCAGagcttattttttaatgttgctaGGGAGTAGGGTAGTGTGTAGGGATGGGAAATGTGGGCCGAAAGACATGCGCTTGGATTGAAGAGCTAGAAATAGTAAATAAATGTTTATTGATGGATCAAACAATACCTGATGTCTTGTGTACAAGAATGCATTCATCCGGTGgaatgagtttatttttttgcttacgAAATATGTACAAAAGCGCAAGCTAATGACTCGTACAAAAATCACGGTTGACTGATTTCTGTGAACGTTCAATCATTTAGAGTCCTAATGCGTTCCTAAGAACGACCGGCACGTTTTGAACTATactttcctttattttttagCTTTCAATGTAAATGGAAATATTTTGTGCCGATTTTTTATCATAATATCGAAATTCATtccaaaacaagcgttcccgaaATGACTCGGAATTGATGTACGATGAATGTAAACATAAgatgattaaaattttgatattttatgacCATTTTATGCAATAAGTCATGTTTCTATGAACAACATTAACTTCTAATAAAAAGAGTGTTTCAAAATAATGGcccaaacaaaatataataaaagacTATCTAAAAGGTTGTCAGAAATTGGTAACTAGTTTATCTCGAATCCTTAACTTTTCAATTTAGTTAAGCTTATTACTTTTTTCCAGTtaggtattgcagttttcaaaatggtatacaaagtttaaaagTTGAACTTAGACAATgacaaatttaaattgaaaaataaaaaaaaacaataattagcAGGGGAAGCAAAATATaccattattttaaagtaagtttttcttagaaattttgaaagaacatcatttaatcgaaaaccgtacaCATTCGGGATGAACAAGGtactaaattctgagagccctttgGTCGTTCACCGTTGCCTGGGCTTTACGTCTGATTTCTGGTTTATtaccaaatacatacatatctcTTTTAAGGCTTGAtcgtttttgttcaattttgcacagttatactaaaaaaatatctttagtAATATTGCATCCCAAGAAATCCATTTTTGCTGTAGGTATCTACCCGttacgttttagttttttttttttccagatttctaaaaaatggtTCAACCCAATTTTTGCAATGTTTCCTTTTAGtctttagagttttttttttacaaggaaATTGAAAcacttatgaaaatttttagtaTGCGGgccaaaatactttttgatgcTAATTAGGgcaatgaattttgaaaaaaaatatggaaatttttttcaatatattttcatatattttagttgatattgaatggttatactttaatctatgtattaaaaaataacatttgcaccgatGGATGGAATGATTTTTCCatatttatgacagtttaaacagaaagtgatcaaaaccaaacaactgcgttactttactgcaaatttcagttttatttgtaaaatcatataattaaccctttcggaaccagcgttactctcatatGTTACATATCTTTcgtaaaattcgtaaaaaaattacCGTTAAATAAtcttttaggtttcgatggcttaattgaaagataataatgcctagttactggattagtgcaaaaagttagtcaaatatcattttgttttattgaaaaagggactgaaatccacatttttttttttataaatttttttttttatatggtcataattttgaaaaaagatataaaaaagggttaagctctctgatattcctatttgaaactataggaaCAACGTAAGTCTCTTATGAAGTTAcatcacagaaaaattaattttaattaaatattcttaatagtttattgCCAAAAATTAgccttaaaactttaaataacagtgcgttaccaagataaaccaTAATTTTACAGTAAATTGCTAACAATTCaatccaaatttgggtttcaaactgatattgtaaatgtaaataatgttaattatataactcaatatagtttttctactaatttgtagttttttttcaagaaaaatgaaattcaacaaaaaggacaactttttaggcactaaatagtatttcGGCTTATTCAACATTATTTAAGTAAACATTGCATACAAGAGTGTTGacaaaatttgctaaaatttgccgtttttgaaccatttcaaattttgtcccccgacttcaaatttaattttgcggaaaattcattatctcaaaaaccttgGAGGCTACAAATTTTGGGTGACAATTAAGCATTTAGTAGCTAAAATCtctaatatatttatttttcgatTCGGTAACAAAGATTCCGCCAAAGTAAAGGAAGTCATGCAACAGAAAgaagttaattatttttatccAGTAAAATAGTCTTAACGCTTATATTTGGCTCGAGTAAGGTATCCGTTTCGGAGCGGAAATTTGTCCGAGTTCATACGCATTGGAGAGTTCTTACATGTCAGAAGCACACATCGAAACATGATTCTTATGAAATAGTAGAATTTTCAGCTACTAAATAATCGATgcaattttataacaaaaaaaggatttgatataaaaatacaaattaataagtatttttttctctttttgaaaaaaaaaaaataataatttcgaaCTCAATCCAACTCAGAAATTAATTTAgtcatttattatatatttttttttttattttcatattacaTTCACAAAATGAGCAGTTTACTTAAGCTCCATGATGATTGTTTCTTTGGGTTCTTGATCTTGATATatgaatcacaacaaaaacattactgttaaaaaaagagccaagttatcctatgttgaaattatgctggcacaaaaagtattgagatataaaagtgtaccaagttctaaagcttgggttcaaattcgtatcaataaaattttgattgcttacttgacaatttttgttttaaataccgatttttaaagttatttcaaaaatttgccaagtaaacaatcaaaattttattgatacgaatttgaaccctttttttaacagtaatgtttttgttgtgatttcactactttttgcaaggtatggctgtagaattgaaaatgtctatatttgatgaaaattcagtgaaaatgggcggttgccacgccccctggctgaaattctcaaactttaatttttttcctttgtataaactaccatctctaccattctaccaaatttcaagatactCCGATAATCAGAAGggctctaaaatatttaatgaaaattcagcggaaatgggcggttgccacgccccttggctaaaattcttaaattttaaattttttcctttgtataaactatcagctctaccattctaccaaatttcaagattctacgataatcagaagtgctttataataattgatgaaaattcggcgaaaatgggcggttaccacgccccctgaattgaaaatctcaaattttcgattttttcctttgtatacaccacaagtcctactaccgtgtaaaatttcaagtttctacgatagcgggaaggtctccataattttgatgatctgtcagtgagtcagtgagtcagttacggttttcgcgatttttgaagtcccttatctcagaaactactcatcgtaagaagctgaagTTTTGTGATTAATTTGGGTTcggcgagctcaacaaatgtagcgagtttgaaatttctggcatctttggtgtggaagttagaggggggtcgaaaatggcctgagttgtttcctgtaaataagggtgtagtgccaaagttgctagagaacttggctgggcactaccatGCCCCTTGATAAGTATGCGCAATTTGAATACATTCTTCTAAAAAACAATGCACCCCTTCAAGctgaaaacttcaaaatttttaattttcaattcgaCCACACATAGCAATCAGAAAAATCGGTCCAATTCACATGTTGAACTGTTAAATATCTTCCTCATATCAAAAGTGAAAGCGAAGTGAGACTAAACGATGtaaactaaaaatcaaaaataataaaaacaaataatttttttttttttttaaatatttttttatattttttattttttgtacacactctttaaattgattaaaacGTATTACAAATTAGTAATTATATTCTTAAATATTAAATCGCCTTTAAATGTAtgtctatttattattttaataagatacatttttttaacttttacaaaaatatttttttaaagtttaaaaaaattggaatgtAATAAGTTTTAGACATTCATTTTaactttgttagttttttttttttcaataattaagatgacacattttttaaaagcaccTAGTTCTTAAAGGTGTTtacgtgttgtttttttttttttatttcgacatTTCAtattcttttcttcttcttgttctcAGTTTAACAATTCTTTACAATTTTTCG
Proteins encoded in this region:
- the LOC129921185 gene encoding armadillo repeat-containing protein gudu; translation: MSTIGKTRSGSTELRRQKIDFSCGSCPDRTTQRRKSEANYDSESTEVLSSTDEEERWKDAARTAEIPAEYWHIQKLVKYIKGGNQTATIVSLCCLKDYDLQVQIHQFAIQDIGGIEVLVNLLECNDMKCRLGSLMILAEISSNIDIRKTIVDLGGVPLIVDILNSSAKDLKTMAGETLANISKVRLARKYVRQSGGIPKLVDLMDVKLAVLKTPMEELSLDEKESVNMASAGAKALWSLSDSKHNIEVMRKTGIVPLMARLLKSIHIEVVIPIMGTIQKCSSQAKFQLAITTEGMIADIVAHLHSTNLDLKMQCSIALYRCAKDPTTRDLVREAGGLEPLVMIIKDKANRDNKPLLSGATGAIWKCAATDANVHKLDSLRTINVLAQLLNDESDEVLTNVVGGIAECVRFKSNRNALRVAGGLPSLVALLNSSHAPLLENLAKALKECAEDRECMQILEELDAVRLIWSLLKNTDSRVQAYAAYAICPCVENASNSGELVRSLVGAMELVVGLLGSKDILVLSAVCAAIATIAKDTTNLAILTDLKVICKLAELVNTSDDLLRENLAAAIANCAGYGNNTQELGRMRAVTPIVGYMISNNPKVHRTCAMALEKLSADPRNCITMHQSGVVPFLLETLSSTDTDLQLASAGCLRNIRELALRAEECKLKIQD